A region of Vitis vinifera cultivar Pinot Noir 40024 chromosome 13, ASM3070453v1 DNA encodes the following proteins:
- the LOC100259884 gene encoding 7-deoxyloganetic acid glucosyltransferase: MDQGPVSPHVLIFPFPAQGHVNSMLKLAELLSVAGLHVTFLNSEYNQHRLLLHTDIQTRFSGYPGFRFQTISDGLTTDHPRTGERVMDLFEGLKATAKPIFRELVISRGQGSDTLPPVNCIIADGIMSFTIDIANEVGIPIISFRTISACSFWAYFSALKLIESGELPLKGNDMDQLVTSIPGMEGFLRKRDLPSLIRVSNLDDEGLLLVMKETQQTPRAHALILNTFEDLEGPILGQIRNHCPKIYTIGPLHAHLKTRLASESTTSQSSNSFRQEDRSCIAWLDHQPSKSVIYVSFGSLTVISRKQLIEFCHGLVNSGSRFLWVIRTDSLAEEDGEHQTPAELMEGAKERSYIVEWAPQEEVLAHPAVGGFLTHSGWNSTLESICAGVPMICWPYFADQQINSRFVSHVWKLGSDMKDTCDRLIVEKMVRDLMEERKDELLKTADKMATRARKCVSEGGSSYCNLSSLVDEIRLMGRLS, translated from the exons ATGGATCAAGGGCCAGTGTCTCCTCATGTCCTCATCTTCCCCTTCCCGGCTCAAGGCCACGTCAACTCCATGCTCAAACTCGCCGAACTTCTCTCCGTCGCCGGCCTCCACGTCACCTTCCTCAACTCCGAATATAACCAACACCGCCTCCTCCTTCACACCGATATTCAGACCAGGTTCAGCGGCTATCCCGGCTTCCGTTTCCAAACAATATCTGATGGGCTTACCACGGACCATCCACGTACCGGTGAGCGGGTGATGGATCTGTTTGAGGGATTGAAAGCCACAGCAAAACCAATTTTTAGGGAGCTAGTGATTTCAAGGGGCCAGGGTTCTGATACCCTCCCGCCGGTCAACTGCATCATAGCAGATGGGATTATGAGTTTTACCATTGATATTGCTAATGAAGTTGGAATTCCCATCATTTCTTTCCGCACCATTAGTGCTTGTTCCTTCTGGGCATATTTTTCTGCGCTCAAACTCATTGAATCTGGCGAACTTCCCCTCAAAG GTAACGATATGGATCAGCTAGTAACCAGTATTCCCGGCATGGAGGGGTTTCTCCGAAAACGAGATCTCCCGAGTCTTATCCGAGTCAGCAACCTAGATGACGAGGGTCTCCTACTTGTAATGAAGGAGACGCAACAAACTCCTCGAGCCCACGCGCTCATACTTAATACGTTTGAAGACTTAGAAGGACCTATTCTCGGTCAAATACGCAATCACTGTCCAAAAATCTACACCATTGGACCTCTCCACGCGCACCTGAAAACCAGGCTTGCTTCTGAATCGACGACGTCACAGTCTTCAAACAGTTTCCGGCAAGAAGACAGAAGCTGCATAGCGTGGCTTGATCACCAGCCTTCAAAGTCTGTTATCTACGTAAGCTTCGGAAGCCTGACAGTCATCTCAAGGAAGCAGCTCATAGAGTTCTGTCACGGTTTGGTAAACAGCGGTAGCCGCTTCTTGTGGGTCATACGGACGGACTCTCTTGCCGAAGAAGATGGAGAGCATCAGACTCCGGCGGAGCTCATGGAAGGGGCAAAGGAGAGGAGTTACATCGTGGAGTGGGCTCCACAAGAAGAGGTTCTAGCGCACCCGGCAGTAGGTGGGTTCCTCACCCACAGTGGGTGGAACTCGACTCTTGAGAGTATATGCGCCGGCGTGCCAATGATTTGCTGGCCATACTTTGCAGACCAACAGATCAACAGTAGGTTCGTAAGCCATGTTTGGAAACTTGGTTCGGACATGAAAGATACTTGCGATAGACTTattgttgagaaaatggtgaGAGATCTGATGGAAGAGAGGAAGGATGAGCTTTTGAAAACGGCTGACAAGATGGCTACAAGGGCTAGAAAATGTGTTAGTGAAGGTGGGTCCTCTTACTGTAACTTGAGTAGCTTGGTCGACGAGATAAGATTGATGGGCAGGCTGAGTTGA